Proteins encoded by one window of Cloeon dipterum chromosome 2, ieCloDipt1.1, whole genome shotgun sequence:
- the LOC135936594 gene encoding delta(24)-sterol reductase-like isoform X1, whose product MGLLTEWKKWAIRWMERNRGLIVVLFCLPASFVFDACLRLQKKLSRALESNDDHDRKVQRIQKQVAAWNKLPKEKRKPMCTARPNWLSLSLTFFQKNQCHKVPVSLYNILSLNKKEMTVRVEPMVTVAEITEYLVPKGYTLAVTLEIGDATLGGLAMGVGMTTHSHKAGLYQEGITAYDVVLGDGSLVRATATENEDLFRALPWSHGSLGFLVALELKLVKVKPYVKLNYVPVKGMADYCDMIRMVSGALDKDYPAPDYVEATIFSKQEAVIMTGEYTDCVTDDDKRKVNHITRWYKPWFYKHVESFLKKGKAQELIPLREYLLRHNRAIFWVVEDMIPFGNNPIFRFFFGWLLPPKPAFLKFTTTPGIRAMTFTKQVFQDIVLPMTELEKQIEINEKLFDAYPILVYPCRVYDHGPNSGQLRPPRPDQMVPGAKWGMFNDLGVYGVPGPVKRKEPFDAVKAMRAMEKFTRDVGGYSFLYADIFMDFKEFNQMFDLTLYEKVRKKYSASDAFPHLYDKVKPEIDVFKVGKEYINPL is encoded by the exons ATGGGCCTGCTGACAGAGTGGAAAAAATGGGCCATCAGATGGATGGAGCGCAACAGGGGCCTAATTGTGGTCCTCTTTTGTCTGCCAGCCAGCTTCGTGTTCGACGCGTGCCTCAGgctgcagaaaaaattgtccaGGGCACTCGAGTCGAACGACGATCACGATAGGAAGGTTCAAAGGATACAAAAGCAG GTCGCCGCGTGGAATAAATTGCCAAAGGAAAAGCGCAAGCCGATGTGCACAGCTAGACCGAATTGGCTGAGTTTGTCGTTGACATTCTTCCAGAAG AATCAATGCCACAAGGTGCCTGTGTCTCTCTACAACATCCTCAGTTTGAACAAAAAAGAGATGACTGTAAGGGTTGAGCCGATGGTGACTGTAGCCGAAATCACTGAATATCTCGTTCCAAAAg gctACACCTTGGCCGTCACGTTGGAGATTGGCGACGCTACCTTAGGCGGACTCGCCATGGGTGTCGGTATGACCACTCATTCTCACAAA GCTGGACTATACCAGGAAGGAATCACGGCCTACGACGTTGTCCTTGGGGACGGATCGTTAGTTCGAGCCACAGCCACGGAAAACGAAGACCTTTTCCGAGCTCTCCCTTGGTCGCACGGATCGCTAGGATTCCTCGTGGCACTGGAACTGAAGCTGGTCAAAGTCAAG CCATACGTTAAACTGAACTATGTGCCGGTAAAAGGAATGGCCGATTACTGCGACATGATTAGAATGGTGTCGGGAGCTCTTGACAAGGATTACCCAGCGCCTGATTACGTGGAGGCGACTATTTTTAGCAAGCAGGAGGCCGTAATTATGACTGGAGAGTACACGGACTGTGTCACGGATGATGACAAACGCAAG GTGAATCACATAACCCGGTGGTACAAGCCGTGGTTCTACAAGCACGTCGAGTCTTTCCTCAAGAAGGGCAAGGCCCAGGAGTTAATTCCTCTGAGGGAATATTTGCTGCGCCACAACAGGGCTATTTTTTGGGTCGTCGAGGATATGATCCCGTTTGGCAACAACCCAATTTTCAG ATTTTTCTTCGGCTGGCTGTTGCCGCCAAAGCCCGCCTTCCTCAAGTTCACCACGACTCCTGGCATCAGAGCCATGACCTTTACCAagcag GTTTTCCAAGATATCGTTCTGCCGATGACCGAGCTGGAGAAGCAAATCGAGATCAACGAGAAACTTTTTGACGCGTACCCGATTCTGGTCTACCCTTGCCGCGTTTACGACCACGGGCCGAACAGCGGGCAGCTGAGACCCCCTCGGCCGGATCAGATGGTTCCCGGGGCCAAGTGGGGAATGTTTAACGACCTAGGTGTCTACGGTGTGCCCGGCCCGGTGAAGAGGAAAGAGCCGTTTGATGCTGTGAAGGCAATGCGAGCTATGGAAAA aTTCACAAGAGACGTTGGTGGATACTCATTTTTATACGCCGATATTTTCATGGACTTCaaggaattcaatcaaatgtTTGACTTGACTCTCTACGAAAAGGTTCGCAAAAAATACTCCGCCTCGGACGCTTTTCCTCATTTATACGACAAG GTGAAGCCAGAAATCGACGTTTTCAAAGTGGGCAAGGAGTACATCAACCCGCTGTGA
- the LOC135936594 gene encoding delta(24)-sterol reductase-like isoform X2, giving the protein MCTARPNWLSLSLTFFQKNQCHKVPVSLYNILSLNKKEMTVRVEPMVTVAEITEYLVPKGYTLAVTLEIGDATLGGLAMGVGMTTHSHKAGLYQEGITAYDVVLGDGSLVRATATENEDLFRALPWSHGSLGFLVALELKLVKVKPYVKLNYVPVKGMADYCDMIRMVSGALDKDYPAPDYVEATIFSKQEAVIMTGEYTDCVTDDDKRKVNHITRWYKPWFYKHVESFLKKGKAQELIPLREYLLRHNRAIFWVVEDMIPFGNNPIFRFFFGWLLPPKPAFLKFTTTPGIRAMTFTKQVFQDIVLPMTELEKQIEINEKLFDAYPILVYPCRVYDHGPNSGQLRPPRPDQMVPGAKWGMFNDLGVYGVPGPVKRKEPFDAVKAMRAMEKFTRDVGGYSFLYADIFMDFKEFNQMFDLTLYEKVRKKYSASDAFPHLYDKVKPEIDVFKVGKEYINPL; this is encoded by the exons ATGTGCACAGCTAGACCGAATTGGCTGAGTTTGTCGTTGACATTCTTCCAGAAG AATCAATGCCACAAGGTGCCTGTGTCTCTCTACAACATCCTCAGTTTGAACAAAAAAGAGATGACTGTAAGGGTTGAGCCGATGGTGACTGTAGCCGAAATCACTGAATATCTCGTTCCAAAAg gctACACCTTGGCCGTCACGTTGGAGATTGGCGACGCTACCTTAGGCGGACTCGCCATGGGTGTCGGTATGACCACTCATTCTCACAAA GCTGGACTATACCAGGAAGGAATCACGGCCTACGACGTTGTCCTTGGGGACGGATCGTTAGTTCGAGCCACAGCCACGGAAAACGAAGACCTTTTCCGAGCTCTCCCTTGGTCGCACGGATCGCTAGGATTCCTCGTGGCACTGGAACTGAAGCTGGTCAAAGTCAAG CCATACGTTAAACTGAACTATGTGCCGGTAAAAGGAATGGCCGATTACTGCGACATGATTAGAATGGTGTCGGGAGCTCTTGACAAGGATTACCCAGCGCCTGATTACGTGGAGGCGACTATTTTTAGCAAGCAGGAGGCCGTAATTATGACTGGAGAGTACACGGACTGTGTCACGGATGATGACAAACGCAAG GTGAATCACATAACCCGGTGGTACAAGCCGTGGTTCTACAAGCACGTCGAGTCTTTCCTCAAGAAGGGCAAGGCCCAGGAGTTAATTCCTCTGAGGGAATATTTGCTGCGCCACAACAGGGCTATTTTTTGGGTCGTCGAGGATATGATCCCGTTTGGCAACAACCCAATTTTCAG ATTTTTCTTCGGCTGGCTGTTGCCGCCAAAGCCCGCCTTCCTCAAGTTCACCACGACTCCTGGCATCAGAGCCATGACCTTTACCAagcag GTTTTCCAAGATATCGTTCTGCCGATGACCGAGCTGGAGAAGCAAATCGAGATCAACGAGAAACTTTTTGACGCGTACCCGATTCTGGTCTACCCTTGCCGCGTTTACGACCACGGGCCGAACAGCGGGCAGCTGAGACCCCCTCGGCCGGATCAGATGGTTCCCGGGGCCAAGTGGGGAATGTTTAACGACCTAGGTGTCTACGGTGTGCCCGGCCCGGTGAAGAGGAAAGAGCCGTTTGATGCTGTGAAGGCAATGCGAGCTATGGAAAA aTTCACAAGAGACGTTGGTGGATACTCATTTTTATACGCCGATATTTTCATGGACTTCaaggaattcaatcaaatgtTTGACTTGACTCTCTACGAAAAGGTTCGCAAAAAATACTCCGCCTCGGACGCTTTTCCTCATTTATACGACAAG GTGAAGCCAGAAATCGACGTTTTCAAAGTGGGCAAGGAGTACATCAACCCGCTGTGA